In a genomic window of Corynebacterium lizhenjunii:
- a CDS encoding arabinosyltransferase domain-containing protein — translation MTDTFSPAPARLRWCAIVAGIVGFVLFLATPLLPVKQVQSSVQWPQQDSLASINAPLISLAPESIEAEFPLAATEYLREGQDLLYGTVPPGSKKATTRGLFVRTGDGGLTVASLDDVLLDLSPQQVAALPADAALKLSVTADATRVQVGSHTATSDEDLRPQVTGVYTELEDTPAARAALSSAHVDVEINSRFTSSPTPLKLAAMIIGLLMVALSLLCLWRLDRLDGRRMGFMPATWKQVRPLDGVVAAVLVFWHIFGANTSDDGFILTMARVSDHAEYMANYYRWYGVPESPFGSPYYDLLAVMTQISTASVFMRLPSLLAGLVVWFVLSREILPRFGELINSRRVAHWTAALMFLSFWLPYNNGIRPEPMVAMGVMLTWASFERAIATRRLLPAAVGTIIATITLAVGPTGLFAVGVFLVSLPQVFDIMGQRARSAGWMPFIAPFLACGTAIMVLVFGDQTLAAVLESTSVRTQVGPSLPWYSEFARYTTLFQESVDGSLTRRFAMFTMLFSLGLVLYAFIKDRRVAGAEPGPTTRLLLIVALSMFFLMFTPTKWTHHFGIYAGVAGVLAAQGSVVLSQIALRSSRARTFALAAVTFLMAISLAGWNAWWYVSSFGIPWWDRTVQFKGVEAATVVLGIALVIAAVGVVQSLRQRRRRRFSESEAQFRADESQRVSRWAGVMSAPIAVACALMVAFSMASFAKGYVSQGPAYSVGRGNLASLAGQRCGLAEHTLVETNTNESFLEPVRGTLADSLEDPEGSGFGPSNIPDDIEPENQNSASVGAIANSGSEESAINAATTPTGQNEDSAEAAAEGKGERAATGVNGSHTHLPFNLDYRRVPVMGSYSENQQGTAQLTSQWFHLPEAAADSPLLVVSAAGRIYHHDVNGVEQEGEDLVLEYGTLRGGRVGGIGKAELSDVGATPEWRNLRLPLADLPEEANVVRLVAKDASLDERDWMAFVPPRVPTLATLNSLFDGETPGLLDWSVALQFPCQRTFDHYAGVTEIPQYRILPDSAAQTSLTDFQSFSGGGALSTAEAVNYAYELPSYLNHDWARDWGAIEKYELRTNSAGEAPRLAVVEQEEITRTGWWKNSDMKIRKDL, via the coding sequence GTGACTGATACCTTCTCCCCAGCCCCCGCCCGCCTGCGATGGTGCGCCATCGTAGCCGGGATTGTGGGGTTTGTGTTGTTTCTGGCCACCCCGCTGCTGCCGGTGAAGCAGGTCCAGTCCAGCGTGCAGTGGCCGCAGCAGGACTCGCTGGCTTCCATTAATGCCCCGCTGATTTCTTTGGCCCCGGAGTCCATTGAGGCCGAGTTCCCCCTGGCCGCCACGGAGTATCTGCGCGAGGGCCAGGACTTGCTCTACGGGACGGTGCCGCCGGGGTCGAAGAAGGCGACCACTCGCGGTTTGTTCGTCCGCACGGGCGATGGTGGGCTGACGGTGGCGTCCTTGGATGACGTCCTGTTGGATTTGAGTCCGCAGCAGGTGGCTGCCTTGCCTGCCGATGCCGCCTTAAAGCTCAGCGTGACTGCCGATGCCACCCGGGTCCAGGTGGGCTCCCATACAGCCACCTCGGATGAGGATCTGCGCCCCCAGGTCACCGGTGTCTACACCGAGTTGGAGGACACCCCGGCTGCGCGGGCGGCATTGTCCAGCGCGCACGTGGACGTGGAGATCAACTCGCGGTTTACCTCTAGTCCCACCCCGCTGAAGCTGGCGGCGATGATTATTGGTCTGCTCATGGTGGCGCTGAGCCTGCTGTGCCTGTGGCGCCTGGACCGGTTGGATGGCCGCCGCATGGGCTTTATGCCGGCGACGTGGAAGCAGGTGCGCCCGCTGGACGGCGTGGTGGCTGCGGTGCTGGTCTTTTGGCACATCTTCGGGGCAAATACCTCCGATGATGGCTTTATTTTGACTATGGCGCGCGTGAGCGACCATGCGGAGTACATGGCTAACTACTACCGCTGGTACGGCGTGCCGGAGTCGCCTTTTGGTTCACCGTACTATGACTTGCTGGCGGTCATGACGCAGATTTCTACCGCCTCGGTGTTCATGCGCTTGCCGTCGCTGCTGGCCGGCCTGGTGGTGTGGTTTGTGCTGTCCCGGGAGATTTTGCCGCGTTTTGGGGAGCTGATTAATTCCCGCCGGGTGGCGCACTGGACCGCAGCGTTGATGTTCTTGAGCTTCTGGCTGCCGTATAACAACGGCATTCGTCCGGAACCCATGGTGGCAATGGGGGTGATGCTGACGTGGGCATCGTTCGAGCGCGCGATTGCCACCCGGCGTCTGCTGCCTGCTGCGGTGGGCACCATCATTGCGACCATCACCCTGGCAGTGGGCCCCACCGGCTTGTTTGCCGTGGGCGTGTTCTTGGTCAGTCTGCCGCAAGTCTTTGACATTATGGGCCAGCGGGCGCGCAGCGCGGGGTGGATGCCGTTTATCGCGCCGTTCTTGGCTTGTGGCACCGCGATCATGGTGCTGGTCTTCGGGGACCAAACCCTCGCAGCTGTACTGGAGTCGACCTCCGTGCGCACCCAGGTGGGCCCGTCGCTGCCGTGGTATTCGGAGTTTGCGCGCTACACCACGCTGTTCCAGGAGTCGGTAGATGGCTCCCTGACTCGCCGCTTTGCCATGTTCACCATGCTCTTTAGCTTGGGTCTGGTGCTCTACGCCTTTATCAAGGACCGGCGGGTGGCTGGTGCGGAACCTGGGCCCACCACGCGCCTGCTGTTGATTGTGGCGCTGTCCATGTTCTTCCTCATGTTCACGCCAACCAAATGGACCCACCACTTCGGTATCTACGCCGGTGTGGCGGGCGTGCTGGCGGCGCAGGGTTCTGTGGTGCTCTCCCAGATTGCGCTGCGTTCCTCCCGCGCCCGCACTTTCGCCTTGGCGGCGGTGACCTTCCTGATGGCCATATCTTTGGCCGGTTGGAATGCCTGGTGGTACGTGTCCTCCTTTGGTATTCCGTGGTGGGACCGCACCGTGCAATTCAAGGGCGTCGAGGCCGCCACGGTGGTCCTGGGCATCGCGCTGGTTATTGCTGCGGTGGGCGTGGTGCAGTCCCTGCGGCAGCGCCGCCGGCGCCGCTTCAGTGAGTCCGAGGCGCAGTTTCGCGCCGATGAGTCCCAGCGGGTCAGCCGCTGGGCTGGCGTGATGTCCGCCCCGATTGCCGTGGCCTGCGCGCTCATGGTGGCGTTTTCGATGGCCTCTTTTGCAAAGGGCTACGTCTCCCAGGGCCCGGCATACTCCGTGGGCCGGGGCAACCTGGCCTCCTTGGCGGGGCAGCGCTGCGGTTTGGCAGAACACACCCTGGTGGAGACCAATACGAATGAGTCCTTCTTGGAGCCGGTGCGCGGCACTCTGGCCGACTCTCTGGAGGATCCGGAGGGCTCGGGCTTTGGCCCCAGCAACATTCCGGATGACATCGAGCCGGAGAATCAAAACTCTGCTTCCGTGGGTGCGATTGCTAACTCCGGCAGCGAGGAGTCCGCTATCAACGCCGCCACAACTCCCACGGGCCAGAATGAGGACTCCGCAGAGGCCGCTGCTGAAGGCAAGGGGGAGCGCGCGGCTACTGGTGTCAATGGTTCGCACACGCACTTGCCGTTTAACCTGGATTACCGCCGCGTTCCGGTGATGGGTTCATATTCTGAAAACCAGCAGGGCACCGCCCAGCTGACCTCGCAGTGGTTCCACCTTCCCGAGGCTGCTGCCGACTCCCCCTTGCTGGTAGTTTCCGCTGCAGGCCGCATCTACCACCACGACGTCAACGGCGTTGAGCAAGAGGGCGAGGACCTGGTGCTGGAGTATGGCACTCTGCGCGGTGGCAGGGTAGGGGGCATCGGCAAGGCAGAGCTTTCCGATGTTGGCGCCACCCCCGAGTGGCGTAACCTGCGCCTGCCCCTGGCTGATTTGCCGGAAGAAGCCAACGTGGTGCGTTTGGTGGCGAAGGATGCCTCCCTGGATGAGCGCGACTGGATGGCATTTGTGCCGCCGCGCGTGCCTACCCTGGCCACGCTGAACTCGCTATTCGACGGGGAGACCCCGGGGCTGCTGGACTGGTCGGTGGCCCTGCAATTCCCCTGCCAGCGTACCTTTGACCACTACGCCGGGGTGACGGAGATTCCGCAGTACCGCATTCTTCCTGATTCCGCCGCGCAAACCTCCCTGACTGACTTCCAGTCCTTCAGCGGTGGCGGTGCGCTGTCCACGGCGGAGGCGGTGAACTATGCCTATGAGCTGCCCTCGTATCTCAACCATGATTGGGCCCGGGACTGGGGCGCGATTGAGAAGTATGAGCTGCGCACCAACTCCGCCGGGGAGGCCCCGCGCCTGGCCGTGGTCGAGCAGGAGGAAATCACCCGGACGGGCTGGTGGAAGAACTCCGACATGAAGATCCGCAAGGACCTCTAA
- a CDS encoding glycosyltransferase, producing MPVTPSTPSPVAPLRSSGTTAAVIVTHQRVELLRASLEQVVNQTHPVDWVIVVDNGAEDAVRQLVEELAGSRAVYIASHTNLGGAGGFALGFLTALAKGADAVWCADDDGRPADPGVLEELYRVAETNALHEVSPAVCNLEDPGRLAFPLRQGLVWRRRMDELDGDFLPGIASLFNGALISAAAMETIGVPDYRLFIRGDEVEYHRRLVGSGLKFGTALTTSYLHPDGSEEFKPILGGRMHTQYPDGEFKRFFTYRNRGYLLWQRGMRKLLPQEFARFAWFFLVQRRDLSGFIGWLRLHNRGRREDFRRP from the coding sequence ATGCCTGTCACACCGTCTACACCTTCGCCTGTCGCACCGCTGCGCTCCTCCGGAACTACCGCCGCCGTCATTGTCACCCACCAGCGGGTAGAACTGCTGCGGGCCTCCCTGGAGCAAGTTGTGAACCAGACGCACCCGGTGGACTGGGTGATTGTGGTGGACAACGGCGCCGAGGACGCCGTGCGCCAACTCGTAGAAGAACTGGCCGGTTCCCGCGCTGTCTACATTGCCTCCCACACCAACTTGGGTGGCGCCGGGGGGTTTGCGCTGGGGTTCCTCACTGCACTTGCCAAGGGGGCGGACGCCGTGTGGTGTGCCGATGATGATGGCCGCCCCGCCGACCCCGGGGTGTTAGAGGAGCTCTACCGCGTTGCTGAAACCAACGCGCTCCACGAGGTCTCCCCTGCCGTGTGCAACCTCGAAGACCCCGGCCGCTTGGCCTTCCCTCTGCGCCAAGGACTGGTGTGGCGCCGCCGCATGGACGAGCTGGACGGCGATTTCCTGCCCGGGATAGCCTCTCTCTTTAACGGCGCCCTGATATCTGCTGCTGCCATGGAGACCATTGGGGTGCCCGACTACCGCCTGTTCATCCGCGGCGATGAGGTCGAGTACCACCGCCGCCTTGTGGGCTCTGGCCTCAAGTTCGGCACCGCCCTGACCACCAGCTATTTGCACCCGGACGGATCCGAGGAATTCAAGCCAATCCTGGGCGGGCGCATGCACACCCAGTACCCGGACGGCGAGTTCAAGCGCTTCTTCACCTACCGCAACCGCGGCTACCTGCTGTGGCAGCGCGGTATGCGCAAGCTCCTACCGCAGGAATTTGCGCGCTTCGCCTGGTTCTTCCTGGTGCAGCGGCGTGACCTTTCCGGGTTTATCGGCTGGCTGCGCCTGCACAATCGCGGCCGCCGCGAGGACTTCCGCCGCCCCTAG
- a CDS encoding GNAT family N-acetyltransferase, whose protein sequence is MKNVVDNAVGLAQIWPPFGLQVVATDERRRIELRALRDEHIAQLAGVTPEDIYGTDVPEYAFSWLFGQPPVWAGAQFRWGHRASMSPQEWTLDCGVFLDGQLCGVVDLRAQNFAQTREVETGSWIYHRYQGQGIGTLVRHAVAVMCFEHLGAHSLRSGWVVGNAASAAVSAKLGYKVYRTAVNGPNGPDGVELPVEDARLDRKDYQPGGVRVQVSGVTPQLRALLGIDGPGMTG, encoded by the coding sequence ATGAAAAACGTAGTAGACAATGCGGTAGGCCTAGCTCAGATTTGGCCGCCCTTTGGGTTACAGGTTGTCGCCACGGATGAGCGCCGTCGCATTGAGCTGCGGGCCCTGCGCGATGAACACATTGCGCAGCTAGCAGGAGTAACCCCGGAAGACATTTATGGCACCGACGTGCCGGAGTATGCCTTTAGTTGGCTGTTTGGGCAACCCCCGGTGTGGGCGGGAGCGCAGTTTAGGTGGGGGCATCGGGCAAGCATGTCCCCGCAGGAGTGGACGCTGGATTGTGGGGTTTTCCTTGACGGGCAGTTGTGCGGGGTGGTGGACCTGCGGGCGCAGAACTTTGCGCAGACGCGGGAGGTGGAAACCGGATCCTGGATTTACCACCGGTACCAGGGGCAGGGCATCGGCACGCTAGTGCGCCACGCGGTGGCGGTGATGTGTTTTGAGCACCTGGGCGCACACAGCCTGCGCAGTGGCTGGGTGGTGGGCAATGCGGCATCGGCGGCGGTGTCTGCCAAGCTGGGGTACAAGGTCTACCGGACCGCGGTGAATGGTCCCAACGGGCCGGACGGGGTGGAGCTGCCGGTGGAAGATGCCCGGCTAGATCGGAAAGACTACCAGCCCGGCGGGGTGAGAGTGCAGGTCAGCGGCGTCACGCCACAGCTGCGGGCACTGCTAGGAATTGACGGCCCGGGGATGACTGGCTAG
- a CDS encoding ABC transporter ATP-binding protein: MVSIDTYNACVDFPIFDAKSRSLKKAMLATAGGSIGKNAHNTVVVEALKDINLHLREGDRVGLVGHNGAGKSTLLRLLSGIYEPTRGSADVRGRVAPVFDLGVGMDPEVSGYDNIIIRGLFLGQTIKQMKSKMNEIAEFTELGDYLNMPLRTYSTGMRVRLALGVVTSIEPEILLLDEGIGAVDAAFMAKARVRLQELVKRSGILVFASHSNDFLAQLCNTALWIEHGEVKQAGEVADVVEAYEGPGAGEYVRDLLARFEQER, translated from the coding sequence ATGGTTTCCATTGATACCTACAACGCCTGCGTAGACTTTCCCATCTTCGACGCCAAGTCCCGCTCCCTGAAGAAGGCCATGTTAGCCACTGCTGGCGGCTCGATTGGCAAAAACGCCCACAACACGGTGGTGGTCGAGGCCCTCAAGGACATCAATTTGCACCTGCGCGAAGGCGATCGCGTGGGGTTGGTGGGCCACAACGGCGCCGGTAAGTCCACGCTGTTGCGTCTGCTCTCTGGCATCTATGAGCCCACCCGCGGGTCTGCCGATGTCCGCGGCCGCGTCGCCCCCGTCTTTGACCTGGGCGTAGGCATGGACCCAGAGGTCTCAGGCTATGACAACATCATCATCCGCGGGCTGTTTTTGGGCCAGACCATCAAGCAGATGAAGTCCAAGATGAATGAGATTGCAGAGTTCACGGAGCTGGGGGATTACCTCAACATGCCGCTGCGCACCTACTCCACCGGTATGCGCGTGCGTCTGGCGCTGGGGGTGGTGACCTCCATTGAGCCGGAGATCCTCCTGCTTGATGAGGGCATTGGCGCTGTCGATGCCGCCTTTATGGCCAAGGCCCGGGTCCGCCTGCAGGAGCTGGTCAAGCGCTCCGGTATTTTGGTCTTTGCCTCCCACTCCAATGACTTCCTGGCTCAGCTGTGCAATACCGCTCTGTGGATTGAGCACGGCGAGGTTAAGCAGGCCGGTGAGGTTGCCGACGTGGTGGAGGCCTACGAGGGCCCCGGCGCTGGCGAGTACGTCCGCGACCTACTCGCGCGCTTTGAACAAGAGCGTTAG